One stretch of Schlesneria sp. DSM 10557 DNA includes these proteins:
- a CDS encoding GntR family transcriptional regulator, protein MVTKLKTVQTTAIYENLRRRLTHGQLAAGSRLVEEKWAELLDVNRSALREALNMLAHEGLLETGPKGGFFVPVQTQAVLDEILEVRLAIEVGALEILRIRGSIPPEGLEQLQQICGLMQQLLDSGFEYGYAEADRKFHEVLVGMAGNSRLARVYQHAPLPISPLPESSEEGRRENMQQTLSDHRELYRLLTEGAVEEAIRLLRRHLLVDHREIDNPSSGEQVEASRNE, encoded by the coding sequence ATGGTTACCAAGCTGAAAACCGTCCAAACGACGGCCATTTATGAAAATCTCCGGCGTCGACTGACCCATGGTCAGTTAGCGGCGGGTTCGCGACTTGTTGAAGAAAAGTGGGCCGAGCTTCTGGATGTGAATCGCAGCGCCTTACGGGAAGCTCTCAATATGCTCGCACACGAAGGCTTGCTTGAGACGGGGCCGAAGGGGGGATTTTTTGTTCCCGTCCAGACGCAAGCGGTTCTCGATGAGATTCTGGAAGTGCGACTTGCGATCGAGGTCGGTGCATTAGAGATCTTGCGAATCCGCGGCTCCATTCCCCCCGAAGGGTTAGAGCAGCTTCAGCAAATCTGCGGACTGATGCAGCAGTTGCTCGATTCGGGCTTTGAATACGGTTACGCCGAAGCGGATCGCAAATTCCATGAGGTGTTGGTGGGGATGGCGGGGAACTCGCGACTGGCTCGTGTTTATCAGCATGCTCCGCTGCCAATTTCCCCATTACCGGAAAGTTCTGAAGAGGGCCGTCGGGAGAACATGCAGCAGACGTTGTCCGACCACCGCGAGCTGTACCGTCTGTTGACGGAAGGGGCCGTGGAAGAGGCAATCAGGCTCTTGCGTCGGCATCTGCTGGTAGACCATCGAGAAATTGACAATCCGAGTTCAGGTGAACAGGTCGAGGCAAGCAGGAACGAGTAG
- a CDS encoding DUF1501 domain-containing protein: MRDSHHHNGCRRSDHPGIDRRELLHAGALTLLGTGLGDLLKLEALAGTSAKSAPAKSVIFIFQSGGPSQHETFDPKPEAPEVVRGEYSSIATVNPELRVCEYLPKLAQRANLYSIVRTMYHPSDRQFRNEHSAAMYMVNTGYNSLPPGENTNSIAIQRSRPLEWPSIGSMISYAVPPSRGCGLPPVIEVPRTRISSGESITPGTAPGMLGPKYTRWRVHLAPPCHAPDAAGSCPNCFSHDQPDDPDRQPGKLPKSWYDNSSCRNPDFVLPDLGMGQGAVVERVENRAALLASLDQMRRNLDSYNSVQKYDAYQRQALELIVSQRGKRNPFDLTQETPEMRDQYGREEWGQALLVARRLVESGVRMVQVNLRGWDTHQNAFRDLKGKLLPSLDRCLSGFLDDMHARGLLSETLIVMCGEMGRTPKISPIAVGGINAAGVPFTPGRHHWGDVFPCLFAGGGVTPGLAIGKTDREGGLPVTEGYTPADMAATIFSQMGIGHDEEFPDIDGRPFRIYQGSPIASVL; this comes from the coding sequence ATGCGAGATTCCCATCACCACAACGGATGTCGTCGCAGCGATCATCCCGGTATTGACCGGCGCGAACTTCTTCATGCAGGAGCGCTCACACTCCTGGGGACGGGTCTGGGTGATCTGCTGAAGCTCGAAGCTCTGGCAGGCACCTCAGCGAAATCGGCTCCGGCCAAGTCTGTCATTTTCATTTTTCAGTCGGGTGGGCCGTCTCAGCATGAGACGTTTGATCCAAAGCCGGAAGCGCCTGAAGTCGTGCGTGGCGAATACAGTTCGATCGCCACGGTGAATCCCGAACTCAGGGTTTGCGAGTACTTACCGAAGCTGGCTCAACGTGCGAATCTGTATTCGATCGTCCGTACGATGTACCATCCGTCGGATCGACAGTTCCGCAATGAACATAGTGCGGCCATGTATATGGTCAACACAGGCTATAATTCTCTGCCACCTGGTGAGAATACCAATTCGATTGCGATCCAGCGGTCTCGTCCGCTGGAGTGGCCGTCGATCGGTTCGATGATCTCGTATGCGGTCCCTCCCTCGAGAGGTTGTGGGCTGCCACCTGTTATCGAAGTTCCTCGAACGCGTATCAGCTCGGGGGAATCCATCACCCCCGGCACTGCTCCGGGGATGCTGGGGCCGAAGTACACACGGTGGCGAGTCCATCTCGCACCACCGTGTCACGCACCCGATGCTGCAGGCTCGTGTCCAAACTGTTTCAGTCACGATCAGCCTGATGACCCCGATCGGCAACCCGGTAAGCTCCCGAAGTCGTGGTATGACAATTCGAGCTGTCGAAATCCCGATTTTGTCCTGCCCGATCTGGGAATGGGGCAGGGAGCTGTGGTTGAGCGAGTCGAGAACCGCGCCGCGCTGCTGGCTTCGCTGGATCAGATGCGGCGCAACCTCGACAGCTACAACAGCGTCCAAAAGTACGATGCCTACCAGCGTCAGGCACTGGAGCTGATTGTTTCGCAACGGGGAAAGCGTAATCCGTTCGATTTGACGCAAGAGACTCCGGAAATGCGCGATCAATATGGTCGCGAGGAATGGGGCCAGGCTCTGCTTGTTGCACGTCGACTGGTGGAATCCGGCGTGCGGATGGTGCAGGTCAATCTGCGAGGCTGGGATACGCATCAGAATGCATTCCGCGACTTGAAAGGAAAGTTGCTTCCTTCGCTGGATCGGTGCCTCAGCGGGTTCCTGGACGATATGCACGCACGGGGACTGCTAAGCGAAACATTGATTGTCATGTGTGGAGAGATGGGCCGGACGCCGAAGATTTCGCCAATTGCTGTTGGCGGGATCAACGCTGCGGGTGTTCCATTCACACCCGGGCGGCATCATTGGGGCGACGTCTTCCCCTGTTTGTTTGCCGGCGGAGGCGTGACCCCGGGACTGGCGATTGGCAAGACTGATCGCGAAGGGGGTCTGCCCGTCACTGAAGGTTATACGCCGGCCGACATGGCCGCGACGATTTTTTCTCAAATGGGCATCGGGCACGACGAAGAGTTCCCCGATATCGATGGACGCCCATTTCGCATCTATCAAGGGAGTCCTATCGCCAGCGTTCTCTAA
- a CDS encoding DUF1559 domain-containing protein codes for MSRQRSRGFTLIELLVVIAIIAVLIALLLPAVQQAREAARRTQCRNNLKQLGLAMHNYNSSFNVMPAGRYSLAGTPYLGHSTQTMLLPYFDQANLYNALNTNVGFNSPPNFTKLSLTVLPGLLCPSNPVTEGVNWTGGTNPDGGDPNNDTARTHYEGISDTGTGRFAPLSLVIDNGNGMFYHDSKVTFRDITDGTTNTLAFCEIISQGPGTYSCCSWIAYGDGIGTQNGINAPFRSTPNGQPPYQHDMWGGNAFSGPASYHTGGAHFVMGDGSVRFISQNISQVTLSALTTRAGGEVLGEF; via the coding sequence ATGTCGCGCCAAAGGTCTCGCGGTTTCACACTGATCGAATTACTCGTGGTGATCGCGATTATCGCGGTCCTTATTGCACTGCTGCTGCCTGCGGTGCAACAGGCACGAGAAGCTGCCAGGCGGACCCAGTGCCGCAACAACCTCAAGCAATTGGGGCTGGCCATGCACAACTACAACAGCAGCTTCAACGTCATGCCTGCCGGACGTTACTCTCTCGCCGGGACCCCTTATCTAGGGCATAGCACTCAAACGATGCTGCTTCCTTACTTCGATCAGGCGAACCTTTACAACGCGCTGAACACCAATGTCGGATTCAATTCTCCCCCGAACTTTACAAAGCTCTCTTTGACAGTCCTGCCCGGCCTGCTGTGCCCGAGCAATCCGGTGACCGAAGGGGTCAACTGGACCGGTGGGACGAATCCCGATGGGGGGGATCCGAACAACGATACTGCTCGGACCCATTACGAAGGGATTTCGGACACCGGAACCGGACGTTTTGCCCCGCTGAGCCTTGTCATCGACAACGGGAACGGGATGTTCTATCACGACTCCAAGGTCACGTTCCGCGACATCACTGATGGTACGACGAATACCCTGGCGTTCTGCGAAATCATTTCGCAGGGACCTGGCACCTACTCCTGCTGTTCCTGGATTGCTTACGGCGACGGGATTGGAACTCAGAACGGGATCAACGCACCGTTCCGTTCGACCCCGAATGGTCAGCCTCCTTACCAGCACGACATGTGGGGGGGGAACGCCTTCAGTGGCCCCGCCAGTTACCACACCGGTGGTGCCCACTTTGTGATGGGGGACGGTTCGGTTCGCTTTATCTCTCAGAATATCTCCCAGGTGACTTTGTCGGCACTGACGACCAGAGCCGGCGGCGAAGTCCTGGGTGAGTTCTAA
- a CDS encoding serine protease produces the protein MPFLTRNAVGLLFVSALAVDVQPMTKAEDGVSIIRIPSVSKIVDEDRFQEHVVESTPVASGKLLKYAVKLRAKDTRSALASGVNVADGILTCAHVVEGFSEFTVECDGEAATARVVTVDEQHDLALLSVKWTQPHAEAVLTKTSPQPEEQLTSVGRQKDGTFSVELHSLQKIENREYLYTNPPQEGRSGSGIFNSDGKLVGIVLGKIVDVEPFIGRAAVVEDVKKLVTSKRAKIKVASRRSDSQTPTVVRKSLQ, from the coding sequence ATGCCATTCTTAACGAGAAATGCAGTCGGCTTACTTTTCGTCTCTGCGTTGGCAGTTGACGTTCAGCCGATGACGAAGGCCGAGGATGGAGTTTCCATTATTCGGATTCCGTCCGTTTCGAAAATTGTTGATGAAGACCGTTTTCAGGAGCATGTCGTGGAATCGACTCCGGTCGCCTCGGGCAAGCTGCTGAAGTACGCCGTGAAGCTCCGAGCCAAAGACACGCGATCCGCGCTGGCTTCAGGAGTCAACGTCGCTGACGGCATCCTGACGTGCGCGCACGTTGTCGAAGGATTCTCAGAATTCACAGTGGAATGTGATGGCGAAGCGGCAACCGCACGTGTCGTCACCGTGGATGAACAGCACGACTTGGCGCTGCTGTCTGTGAAATGGACTCAGCCTCACGCAGAAGCTGTGCTGACTAAGACCAGTCCTCAACCGGAGGAACAGCTTACGAGTGTGGGCCGACAGAAGGATGGGACATTTTCGGTCGAACTTCATTCGCTGCAGAAAATCGAAAACAGGGAATATCTCTATACCAACCCGCCCCAGGAAGGACGGAGTGGATCCGGGATCTTCAACTCGGATGGCAAACTGGTTGGGATTGTTCTGGGCAAGATCGTTGATGTTGAACCGTTCATCGGACGGGCTGCCGTGGTCGAAGATGTCAAGAAATTGGTGACTTCGAAGCGTGCGAAGATTAAGGTGGCGAGTCGGCGGAGTGACAGCCAGACTCCCACGGTGGTCCGCAAGAGCTTGCAGTAA